In a single window of the Drosophila subpulchrella strain 33 F10 #4 breed RU33 chromosome X, RU_Dsub_v1.1 Primary Assembly, whole genome shotgun sequence genome:
- the LOC119557090 gene encoding endoplasmic reticulum-Golgi intermediate compartment protein 2 produces MTATLRYRGDKSNLLEFAKNLDAFKKVPEKYTETTEIGGTLSLLSRLLIVYLVYTELHYYWHETDIVYQFKPDIALDEQVQMHVDITVAMPCASLSGVDLMDETQQDVFAYGTLQREGVWWEMSEHDRLQFEAIQIQNHYLREQFHSVADVLFKDIMRDPQPARESPSQVPAAPPPPGALDLLQLQPHGLHIGQPESKFDACRLHGTLGINKVAGVLHLVGGAQPVVGLFEDHWMIELRRMPANFTHRINRLSFGQYSRRIVQPLEGDETIIQEEATTVQYFLKVVPTEIHQTFSTINTFQYAVTENVRKLDSERNSYGSPGIYFKYDWSALKIVVDNDRDDLVTFAIRLCSIISGIIVISGAINSLLVGIQRRLLHTFAPELYHRLINTKAAPSPAAAPTAPPTSVSGSGQANQPVNNLLHTANLMASVDISAYLPTAQPKLKAGL; encoded by the exons ATGACGGCCACGTTGCGTTACCGCGGCGACAAAAGCAATCTCCTGGAGTTCGCCAAGAATCTGGATGCATTTAAGAAAGTCCCGGAGAAGTACACGGAGACGACGGAAATCGGTGGCACAC TATCCCTGCTGAGCCGCCTGTTAATCGTCTACCTGGTCTACACGGAACTCCATTACTACTGGCACGAAACGGACATCGTTTACCAGTTCAAGCCGGACATTGCCCTCGACGAGCAGGTGCAGATGCATGTGGACATCACGGTGGCCATGCCCTGCGCCTCGCTCTCCGGCGTGGATCTCATGGACGAGACGCAGCAGGATGTGTTCGCCTACGGGACGCTGCAGCGCGAGGGCGTCTGGTGGGAGATGTCCGAGCACGACCGGCTGCAGTTCGAGGCCATCCAGATCCAGAACCACTATCTGCGCGAGCAATTCCACTCGGTGGCCGATGTGCTGTTCAAGGACATCATGCGGGATCCGCAACCGGCGCGGGAGAGTCCCTCCCAGGTGCCCGCTGCACCGCCGCCACCAGGAGCACTCGATCTGCTCCAGCTGCAGCCACATGGCCTGCACATTGGCCAGCCGGAGAGCAAGTTCGACGCCTGTCGTCTGCATGGAACTCTCGGTATCAACAAGGTGGCCGGCGTGCTCCATCTCGTGGGCGGAGCCCAGCCGGTGGTGGGTCTCTTCGAGGACCACTGGATGATCGAACTCCGGCGCATGCCGGCCAACTTCACGCATCGCATTAACCGCCTTAGCTTCGGGCAGTACTCGCGGCGGATTGTCCAGCCGCTGGAGGGCGATGAGACCATCATTCAGGAGGAGGCCACCACTGTGCAGTACTTCCTGAAGGTCGTGCCCACGGAGATCCATCAGACATTCAGCACCATCAACACTTTTCAGTATGCCGTCACCGAAAACGTCCGGAAACTAG ATTCCGAACGCAATTCGTACGGCTCTCCTGGCATTTACTTCAAGTACGATTGGTCGGCTCTCAAGATTGTGGTGGACAACGACCGGGATGACCTGGTGACCTTCGCCATCCGCCTGTGCTCGATTATATCCGGAATCATTGTCATCTCGGGCGCCATCAACTCGCTGCTCGTGGGCATTCAGCGTCGCCTGCTGCACACCTTTGCCCCAGAGTTGTACCACCGGTTGATCAACACCAAGGCTGCCCCTtcgcctgctgctgctccaaCTGCTCCACCCACTTCCGTATCCGGTTCCGGACAGGCCAACCAGCCCGTCAACAACCTACTACACACGGCCAACCTGATGGCCAGCGTGGACATCTCGGCCTATCTGCCCACGGCGCAACCTAAGCTCAAAGCCGGCCTCTAG